A window from Solanum stenotomum isolate F172 chromosome 5, ASM1918654v1, whole genome shotgun sequence encodes these proteins:
- the LOC125863748 gene encoding uncharacterized protein LOC125863748: MNVKSKPLREVLKDVLEGVDKSDWEWLVKEHFLSKKFKETSTRNAMNRSKLSMPHHTGSKPIREIVYELGGKHGNPSDMATIFFETRKKDNKLLEPETNQKYEEIQELLQVEPSLTNIEVVERCFGPQSKSHVVGFGGGITSKDLKGGSSAKAALLEQLNVSRKEKAALLEELNASRKENESMKRRLDNIEKRCEMFESTIFRDPSSPPSSSE, translated from the exons ATGAATGTGAAGTCTAAGCCATTGCGAGAGGTTCTAAAAGATGTGCTAGAGGGGGTCGACAAGAGTGATTGGGAATGGCTGGTCAAAGAGCATTTTCTATCTAAAAAATTTAAG GAAACAAGTACGCGAAATGCAATGAACAGGTCTAAGTTGAGTATGCCTCATCATACGGGTAGCAAGCCGATTAGAGAGATAGTTTATGAATTG GGAGGCAAGCATGGTAATCCATCGGACATGGCGACTATCTTCTTTGAGACTCGTAAGAAGGACAACAAGCTTCTCGAACCTGAAACCAATCAAAAATAT GAAGAAATTCAGGAACTACTACAAGTTGAGCCATCACTTACTAATATTGAGGTAGTAGAGAGATGCTTCGGACCTCAGAGCAAGAGTCATGTTGTTGGATTTGGTGGCGGGATTACCAGTAAAGATTTGAAAGGAGGTAGCTCCGCAAAAGCTGCACTGTTAGAACAACTAAATGTGAGTAGAAAGGAAAAGGCTGCACTATTAGAAGAACTGAATGCGAGTCGGAAAGAAAATGAATCAATGAAAAGACGCTTGGATAACATAGAGAAGAGATGTGAAATGTTTGAAAGTACAATCTTTAGAGATCCTTCATCACCACCATCATCAAGTGAATAA